A genomic stretch from Malus domestica chromosome 15, GDT2T_hap1 includes:
- the LOC103401724 gene encoding replication factor C subunit 2 codes for MAPLVQSSQPWVEKYRPRQVKDVAQQDEVVRVLTNTLETSNCPHMLFYGPPGTGKTTTALAIAHQLYGPELYKSRVLELNASDDRGINVVRTKIKDFAAVAVGTNQRPGGYPCPPFKIIILDEADSMTEDAQNALRRTMETHSKVTRFFFICNYISRIIEPLASRCAKFRFKPLSEDIMITRVLHICQEEGLNLDPEALSTLSSISQGDLRRAITYLQSAARLFGSSISSKELISVSGVVPEEVVEAFFSACRGDNFDLANKEVNNVIAEGYPVSQMLSQLFEVVVQADDILDEQKARICKKLGEADKCLVDGADEYLQLLDVASSMMRAVCNMQEDFS; via the exons ATGGCGCCACTGGTTCAGAGCTCTCAGCCATGGGTCGAAAAATA TCGGCCGAGGCAAGTGAAAGATGTGGCGCAGCAGGACGAGGTGGTCCGAGTCCTCACCAACACCCTCGAGACATCAAAT TGTCCTCACATGCTCTTCTATGGTCCGCCGGGTACTGGAAAAACCACCACCGCTCTCGCCATCGCTCACCAGCTTTACGG ACCTGAACTCTACAAGTCTAGAGTGCTGGAGCTCAATGCTAGTGATGATCGTGGGATCAATGTTGTTCGGACAAAGATCAAAGATTTTGCTGCTGTTGCTGTGGGTACTAATCAACGTCCAGG GGGTTACCCGTGTCCACCATTTAAGATCATAATCCTTGACGAGGCAGATTCAATGACAGAAGATGCTCAG AATGCCCTAAGACGTACAATGGAAACTCACTCCAAAGTCACCCGATTCTTTTTTATATGCAATTATATCAGCAG GATCATAGAGCCACTTGCTTCGAGATGTGCAAAGTTCAGGTTTAAGCCACTTTCAGAAGATATCATGATCACCCGCGTATTGCATATTTGCCAAGAAGAAGGCCTTAACCTGGATCCAGAG GCCCTGTCAACACTAAGCTCTATCTCACAAGGTGATCTTCGTCGGGCTATTACATACTTGCAG TCAGCTGCTCGCTTATTTGGATCTTCTATTTCTTCAAAGGAGCTGATTAGTGTGTCTGGG GTAGTCCCAGAGGAGGTTGTTGAGGCATTTTTCTCTGCGTGCAGGGGTGATAACTTTGACTTGGCAAACAAGGAAGTCAACAATGTAATTGCAGAGGGATATCCGGTCTCTCAAATGCTTTCACAG TTATTTGAGGTGGTGGTTCAGGCAGATGACATATTAGATGAACAGAAGGCTAGAATATGCAAGAAATTGGGCGAAGCAGATAAG TGTCTTGTGGATGGTGCTGACGAGTACTTGCAGCTGCTTGACGTGGCCAGCAGTATGATGCgagctgtttgtaacatgcaGGAAGATTTCTCTTAG
- the LOC103447249 gene encoding uncharacterized protein translates to MVVDDYDDHSFTKPGAIPFQWEIKPGVPKIQYQQQKQSPPQMPPPSQSHSHKHLQLKPPPSGSIFLPPPEPHTRTRSFRSPSASRTRSERWRFEQPNNFLSRRSEAISSAGCFMSPLLRGKPSSKSKRGSGGARTVPVPESEPDYTLDLETLARWSVSSRKTLLSPFRYSPASTSSYSSNRSSPRPVSDAEWAGFGLF, encoded by the coding sequence atggTAGTAGATGATTACGATGACCATTCTTTCACTAAACCAGGAGCAATCCCATTTCAGTGGGAAATTAAACCCGGCGTCCCCAAAATCCAataccaacaacaaaaacaatcacCGCCACAGATGCCGCCGCCGTCACAGTCGCATTCTCACAAACACCTTCAGCTCAAACCCCCGCCATCCGGGTCAATCTTTCTGCCTCCGCCGGAGCCCCACACTCGGACCCGCTCCTTCCGCTCCCCTTCAGCTTCTCGAACCCGGTCCGAGCGCTGGCGGTTTGAGCAACCCAATAACTTCCTTTCTCGACGATCAGAAGCCATTTCGTCGGCCGGTTGCTTTATGTCTCCTCTTCTGAGGGGGAAGCCGAGCAGCAAGAGCAAAAGGGGGAGCGGTGGTGCTAGGACGGTGCCCGTACCCGAGTCCGAACCCGATTACACTTTGGACCTTGAGACACTGGCGCGGTGGTCTGTGTCGTCTCGGAAAACGCTGCTCTCGCCGTTCCGTTACTCACCCGCGTCGACGTCGTCTTACTCGTCTAACAGGTCGTCCCCGCGACCCGTTAGCGACGCTGAATGGGCCGGGTTCGGACTCTTTTGA